In Phlebotomus papatasi isolate M1 chromosome 1, Ppap_2.1, whole genome shotgun sequence, the following proteins share a genomic window:
- the LOC129809563 gene encoding diphthine methyltransferase homolog, producing the protein MSIVSLHSFHTKYFADSVEWCLHPEHGQIFACGTYQLDDSTSEVVRRKGSILIFSFSLNGTDSDLQLLHETETDGILDQKWLKNLDIPLLATATSSGNIELFSWQDSQLGCITSHRIDAEVQDNIALSLDWNSQNKQILVSDSKGYISLLDLANNSTINLINRWKAHSFEAWTCSFYKNKPDIVLTGGDDSFCRIYDLRDTTKEQITIKSHEAGVTSFLTFEKYPDIFCTGSYDDHLRVFDMRSPKNPLTRINLSGGIWRLKSNPHEEELILCACMYQNFTICRFSYDEASPELKIEATFNGDHKSICYGADWNPDKSPNGQYIFGCCSFYDNLLTVNSYHK; encoded by the exons ATGTCCATTGTGAGTCTTCATagttttcatacaaaatacTTTGCTGACTCGGTAGAATGGTGTTTGCATCCAGAACATGGACAAATATTTGCTTGTGGCACTTATCAATTGGATGACAGCACTTCCGAAGTGGTCAGAAGAAAAGGATCAATTTTGATCTTCAGTTTCAGCCTCAATGGAACTGATTCTGACCTACAGCTACTCCACGAGACAGAAACCGATGGGATTTTGGATCAAAAGTGGTTGAAGAATTTAGACATCCCTCTTCTAGCCACAGCAACATCTTCCGGAAACATTGAATTGTTTTCCTGGCAAGATAGCCAATTGGGATGTATCACTTCTCACAGAATAGACGCAGAAGTTCAGGATAACATTGCCCTGTCCCTAGACTGGAACTCGCAGAATAAACAGATCCTTGTCAGTGATTCAAAGGGATACATTTCCCTCCTCGATTTGGCCAATAATTCCACAATAAATCTGATCAATCGATGGAAAGCCCACTCTTTTGAAGCCTGGACGTGTTCATTTTATAAGAATAAGCCTGACATTGTTCTAACTg GAGGAGATGATTCTTTTTGTCGGATATACGATCTGAGAGATACAACGAAGGAACAGATAACTATAAAATCGCATGAAGCTGGAGTGACTTCCTTCCTCACATTCGAGAAGTATCCCGACATTTTCTGCACTGGGAGCTATGATGATCATCTAAGAGTGTTTGACATGAGATCACCAAAAAATCCTCTCACTCGCATTAATCTAAGTGGCGGAATTTGGCGCCTAAAGTCTAATCCACACGAAGAAGAATTGATTCTGTGTGCTTGCATGTATCAGAATTTTACAATTTGTAGATTTTCTTACGACGAAGCAAGTCCTGAACTCAAAATCGAAGCAACTTTCAACGGAGATCACAAGAGTATTTGCTACGGAGCTGATTGGAATCCTGACAAAAGTCCAAATGGACAATATATCTTTGGATGTTGCTCCTTCTATGACAATCTTCTCACTGTAAATTCATACCACAAATGA
- the LOC129809562 gene encoding uncharacterized protein LOC129809562: MLNNYFFTLFTLLSLVVVSKANNYEIKISSNTPAVLGSQVIFKADFYTDGKLVEGNYKFYWEDNANHRSVNQSSQPQSEWTVSYPSDRYPPGNYEVQVEVQKWEFVLYITVASARLQFNVTSLLNGELELWQNGTMRENDYVASELQVDHSIKLKDSDMELLKQNATSVQTFWFIDCTYVGFTENYTLLNQYRTENQKYNIEALVVASYEKIPEPTTTTTTTTTTTTTTTTTTTTTPTTTTTTPSTTTSTTTTTPSTTTTPTTTTTTPSTTTTTTKKSIEKREVTDEDVEIGPSGEEITKDNVTEFLGTEQPAEEEKKDHVDQPFVCFNKSMVAPDPKKTYGYFSRTVTVKHSISNVTITGNNWLHQGDLLSLKVKCSGSPPFHHCIKIHNAPYNATGNETCMDWIPTDTCDFDATHFTSQAEQYILLVIIKNDVTKTINQVAVNIYEVKKQSQLSVIVVPVVFTLLAVISVIFGVAYYIQNKKRTIVEVADFNFGETQSLDMEYKTFQQRLIDSVREAFRRRSPNPGPSHLTGDSSLDYGSMT; the protein is encoded by the exons atgctaaataattatttttttacactaTTTACTCTATTATCGCTAGTTGTTGTATCCAAAG CTAATAACTATGAGATAAAGATATCGTCAAATACACCAGCTGTTCTGGGTTCACAAGTCATCTTTAAGGCGGATTTCTACACAGATGGGAAGCTAGTGGAAGGGAATTACAAGTTCTACTGGGAGGATAATGCCAATCACAGATCA GTCAATCAATCTTCTCAGCCACAATCCGAATGGACTGTGTCCTATCCCAGTGATCGATATCCTCCTGGAAACTATGAAGTTCAAGTTGAAGTTCAAAAGTGGGAATTTGTCCTTTACATCACCGTAGCATCAGCTAGACTGCAATTCAATGTTACCT CTCTGCTAAATGGAGAATTGGAATTGTGGCAGAATGGGACAATGCGAGAGAATGATTATGTGGCAAGTGAATTGCAGGTGGATCATTCGATAAAACTGAAAGACAGCGATATGGAGTTGCTGAAACAAAATGCAACATCTGTTCAAACATTTTGGTTTATCGATTGTACATATGTAGGCTTCACTGAGAATTACACGTTGCTCAATCAATACAGGACTGAGAATCAGAAATACAATATTGAAGCACTTGTTGTAGCTTCGTATGAGAAGATTCCGGAGCCTACAACAACAACTACTACAACAACTACGACTACTACGACTACAACTACTACTACGACTACAACCCCCACAACTACCACTACTACCCCTTCTACAACCACTTCAACAACTACAACAACCCCTTCAACGACAACAAccccaacaacaacaacaacaacaccctcgacaacaacaacaactacaaaaaagtcgattgagAAGAGGGAAGTGACCGATGAAGATGTGGAAATTGGACCGTCTGGAGAGGAGATTACGAAGGATAATGTTACGGAATTTTTAGGAACGGAACAGCCAGCAGAAGAGGAGAAAAAAGATCATGTTGATCAGCCGTTTGTGTGCTTCAATAAGTCAATGGTAGCTCCAGATCCCAAGAAGACTTATGGCTATTTCAGTCGAACGGTTACGGTTAAAC ATTCCATCTCAAACGTAACAATCACCGGCAATAACTGGCTCCACCAAGGGGATCTACTTTCGCTGAAGGTGAAGTGTTCCGGATCACCACCGTTCCATCACTGCATCAAAATCCACAATGCTCCTTACAATGCCACCGGAAATGAGACATGCATGGATTGGATTCCCACGGATACATGTGACTTTGATGCTACGCACTTCACTTCGCAGGCAGAACAATATATTCTACTGGTGATCATCAAGAACGATGTCACCAAAACGATTAATCAGGTGGCCGTGAATATCTACGAGGTGAAGAAGCAGTCTCAGTTGTCTGTGATTGTTGTCCCAGTGGTTTTTACCCTCCTGGCGGTTATCTCGGTGATCTTTGGTGTCGCTTACTACATCCAGAATAAGAAGAG aacAATTGTTGAAGTGGCTGATTTCAACTTTGGCGAAACCCAATCACTAGATATGGAATACAAGACTTTCCAGCAGAGACTCATTGATAGTGTTCGAGAAGCCTTCCGGAGGCGATCTCCAAATCCTGGTCCGTCCCATTTAACAGGTGATTCTTCCCTGGACTACGGATCGATGACATAA